The proteins below come from a single Xyrauchen texanus isolate HMW12.3.18 chromosome 3, RBS_HiC_50CHRs, whole genome shotgun sequence genomic window:
- the LOC127622917 gene encoding apical junction component 1 homolog, giving the protein MTRTDPPDILVSTVYQDVKVNSLSTHSKSCNPSKQCDSPSISKLADTRKKSEKRHCRSFETESMDKLKYHTIAMEYPYRRAERYAANPEVAWNALGRQQGHGLHRFSSPDLINYRLATQPITADMPAEIAVTELKRRARSRSASRVQANLTPVSFDASPPVARRGREAQRAHRTPQPRSEVSPRRESSYATTRAHMNDVHPIKLQPQRTDTSRYSPVYVSEGFDEGRPEKPATSPHVRCRVDIKPDKSAIQHGDQKAATPQVDIPWQKYPSSGNRSLTVPRYFSTSRTSTPTESFTGEFRQAYQYSQSMPNSYMQPMEIPLQKVVSPQEPREHYRRERRAHSSPNVPTKFFYAEDSGKYGSSTPSRTYYQDDRYSIPSQTYSPKVQYVQDPRTHVVHTVPARPYFSEMYPYHYPGQHVYPKSYAASEPGAYIIQTPPARTFYGDDPRTYQIQTAPPRIFYMRDPFTPPMEHHIPARAYYTEGRRHARVVQPQSDDWYGSEVSGYSSHYPSSYVSQVTPTRVKQEPKPANWYASPCMEPARTVTDPRPYSRSWDNMLDTHVEREQPVPRGKSDENLLCQGIQTERPKPVVVNLSSSPRRYAALSLSENSLIDKSPTEATSSSSKLWFVTPEITITDNDIRPSNLSKSEPRSASWDVLDSKSQDAPKHEGKHQPVESTKEKAHSTTSLQQSLEQLDELLAGLVIDYKPPARGTSDDLLDQLKKLIDEEEAVSSARKDSTAGSESGMPLDKQPTSIKIDPNTLRDTDGSCDGLKSTDECSPDQSPDEDDTMMCSNNKCRRTETLFNACLYFKSCHSCYTYYCSRNCRREDWDVHKESCLYGRISSVCRHIIKHCRETAEVHKAFSRMAKVGYLSRGRGVLFLGFPNPGSSTSFLQFGLESLLMSPTYLSLRELESFKDNLGDYSEELQEAGKEYDPNECFLLNVSIAVGDQVPDGPSPRVQAPTVRKFAKVALASYSPEKKVHRKESDMETLILTPPPGMADIDKEGEEGRKAREICFINIQRELRIRGVFLRHEYPNVYQKLCEFVENNRRFTPTTIYPIDKRTGKQFMCMIMAASEPRTLDWVANPHLLDGII; this is encoded by the coding sequence ATGACACGCACAGATCCGCCTGACATACTAGTATCGACTGTGTATCAAGATGTCAAAGTAAATTCCCTCTCGACGCACTCAAAATCCTGTAATCCCTCAAAACAATGTGATTCCCCATCCATCAGCAAACTGGCGGACACTCGAAAAAAAAGCGAAAAGAGGCACTGCCGTAGCTTTGAAACTGAGTCTATGGACAAACTCAAATATCATACAATAGCAATGGAGTACCCATACAGAAGGGCTGAGAGGTATGCGGCCAATCCAGAGGTTGCCTGGAATGCCTTAGGTCGCCAACAAGGGCATGGACTCCATCGTTTTTCTTCCCCAGACTTGATTAACTACCGTCTAGCAACCCAGCCAATAACTGCTGACATGCCAGCTGAAATCGCTGTGACCGAATTAAAGAGGAGGGCCAGATCGAGAAGTGCCTCAAGGGTTCAGGCCAACCTCACCCCGGTATCATTCGATGCCTCTCCTCCTGTCGCAAGGAGGGGAAGGGAAGCTCAAAGGGCACATAGAACCCCTCAGCCAAGGTCAGAAGTTTCCCCAAGAAGAGAGTCTTCCTATGCCACAACACGGGCACATATGAACGATGTACACCCCATCAAATTACAGCCACAAAGGACTGATACAAGCCGGTATTCTCCTGTTTACGTTTCTGAAGGCTTTGATGAAGGAAGGCCAGAGAAACCTGCAACTAGTCCTCATGTTCGGTGCCGGGTGGACATTAAACCAGACAAGTCAGCCATACAACATGGTGACCAGAAGGCGGCTACTCCCCAAGTGGACATTCCATGGCAAAAGTATCCTAGCAGTGGCAATCGGAGTCTGACAGTGCCTCGCTATTTCTCCACATCTAGGACGTCAACACCCACTGAATCCTTCACAGGAGAGTTCAGGCAGGCGTACCAGTATTCCCAAAGTATGCCAAATAGTTACATGCAGCCTATGGAAATCCCCTTACAAAAGGTGGTCTCGCCACAGGAGCCAAGGGAACATTACCGAAGGGAACGAAGGGCTCATTCAAGCCCCAACGTGCCAACTAAATTCTTCTATGCAGAGGATTCAGGGAAGTATGGATCTTCGACTCCATCAAGGACGTACTATCAAGATGACCGATACAGCATTCCTAGCCAAACCTACTCACCTAAAGTACAATATGTACAAGATCCAAGGACTCACGTTGTTCATACTGTACCTGCCAGGCCATATTTCTCAGAAATGTACCCCTATCATTACCCTGGACAACATGTATACCCTAAATCCTATGCTGCAAGTGAACCAGGGGCATACATAATACAGACACCCCCAGCGAGAACCTTCTATGGAGATGACCCCAGAACTTACCAGATCCAAACAGCACCTCCTCGTATTTTCTACATGCGTGACCCCTTCACACCACCAATGGAGCATCATATTCCTGCAAGGGCATATTATACGGAGGGCAGAAGACATGCCCGTGTAGTTCAGCCACAATCAGATGACTGGTATGGCTCAGAGGTGTCTGGCTACTCTAGCCACTACCCCTCCTCGTATGTCTCACAGGTTACTCCTACAAGAGTTAAACAAGAGCCAAAGCCAGCAAATTGGTATGCCAGCCCTTGCATGGAGCCTGCAAGAACCGTAACAGACCCAAGGCCATACTCAAGGTCTTGGGATAACATGCTTGATACCCATGTAGAGAGGGAACAGCCTGTGCCTCGAGGTAAGAGTGACGAGAATCTTCTTTGCCAAGGGATACAAACTGAAAGACCAAAACCTGTGGTTGTTAATCTCTCGAGCTCACCAAGGCGTTACGCTGCACTGTCCTTATCCGAAAACTCTTTGATTGACAAAAGCCCAACTGAGGCCACCAGCTCTTCAAGCAAACTATGGTTTGTCACTCCTGAAATTACCATCACAGACAATGACATCAGACCAAGCAACCTGAGTAAATCAGAACCACGCTCTGCAAGTTGGGATGTGCTGGATTCAAAAAGTCAAGATGCCCCTAAACATGAAGGAAAGCACCAACCTGTAGAATCTACCAAAGAAAAAGCGCACAGCACCACATCCCTGCAGCAAAGTTTAGAGCAGCTCGATGAGCTTCTAGCTGGCCTTGTCATTGATTACAAACCTCCAGCTAGGGGGACAAGTGACGACCTCCTTGATcaactaaaaaaattaattgatgaaGAAGAAGCAGTATCTTCAGCAAGAAAGGATTCAACAGCAGGGTCTGAAAGTGGTATGCCCCTTGACAAACAACCTACATCCATAAAAATCGATCCTAACACTCTAAGAGACACTGATGGGAGCTGTGATGGGCTCAAAAGTACGGACGAGTGCTCCCCTGACCAGAGCCCAGATGAGGATGATACAATGATGTGTTCAAACAACAAATGCCGTCGGACTGAGACATTGTTTAATGCCTGCCTCTACTTTAAATCCTGCCACAGCTGCTACACGTACTACTGCTCTCGCAACTGTCGCCGCGAAGACTGGGATGTCCATAAGGAGAGCTGTCTCTATGGGCGAATCAGCAGTGTGTGCCGCCACATTATTAAGCACTGTCGAGAAACGGCAGAGGTCCACAAAGCTTTCTCCCGTATGGCCAAAGTGGGATACCTGTCTCGTGGAAGGGGTGTGCTGTTTTTGGGATTTCCAAATCCGGGTTCGTCCACCAGTTTTCTTCAGTTTGGACTCGAAAGTTTACTCATGTCTCCAACATACTTATCTCTTCGTGAGCTAGAGAGCTTCAAGGATAACCTTGGGGATTATTCGGAGGAGCTCCAAGAGGCAGGAAAGGAATATGACCCTAATGAATGTTTCCTCTTGAATGTATCCATCGCTGTTGGCGATCAAGTGCCTGACGGACCATCACCAAGGGTCCAAGCCCCAACCGTCAGGAAATTTGCCAAGGTAGCTCTAGCCTCCTACAGCCCAGAAAAGAAGGTCCATCGGAAGGAAAGCGACATGGAGACGCTGATCCTCACCCCACCTCCAGGTATGGCAGACATTGACAAGGAAGGCGAAGAGGGACGGAAAGCCAGAGAGATATGCTTCATCAACATTCAGCGGGAGTTGAGGATACGTGGGGTGTTCCTTCGCCATGAGTATCCCAATGTCTACCAAAAGCTCTGTGAATTTGTTGAGAACAACAGGAGGTTCACGCCCACCACTATTTACCCTATTGATAAAAGGACCGGAAAGCAGTTTATGTGCATGATTATGGCAGCGTCTGAGCCACGAACTTTGGACTGGGTAGCCAACCCACATCTACTAGATGGCATTATTTAA